A window from Urocitellus parryii isolate mUroPar1 chromosome 1, mUroPar1.hap1, whole genome shotgun sequence encodes these proteins:
- the Leap2 gene encoding liver-expressed antimicrobial peptide 2 — MWHLKLLAVLVICLLLLGQADGSPISELSSGKRLRRMTPFWRGVSLRPIGASCRDDSECITRLCRKRRCSLSVAQE; from the exons ATGTGGCATCTCAAACTCCTTGCAGTACTCGTGATTTGCCTGCTGCTGTTGGGCCAG GCAGATGGCTCCCCAATATCAGAACTGAGTTCAGGAAAGAGGTTACGGAGAATGACCCCCTTCTGGAGAGGGGTGTCCCTCAGGCCCATTGGAGCCTCCTGCCGGGACGACTCTGAATGTATCACGAGACTCTGCAG AAAAAGACGCTGTTCCCTAAGTGTGGCCCAGGAATGA
- the Uqcrq gene encoding cytochrome b-c1 complex subunit 8, with translation MGREFGNLARMRHVITYSLSPFEQRAFPHYFTKGIPNVLRRTQASILRVMPPFVVFYLVYTWGNQEFEKSKRKNPAAYENDK, from the exons ATGGGCCGCGAGTTTGGGAATCTGGCGCGGATGCGGCATGTGATCACCTACAGCTTGTCGCCCTTCGAGCAGCGCGCCTTCCCGCACTATTTCACCAAGGGCATCCCCAATGTCCTGCGCCGCACTCAGGCGTCCATCCTTCGCGTGATGCCGC CATTTGTAGTGTTTTATCTTGTCTACACCTGGGGGAACCAGGAGTTTGAGAAATCGAAGAGGAAGAATCCAGCTGCCTATGAAAATGACAAGTGA